A genomic region of Papaver somniferum cultivar HN1 chromosome 7, ASM357369v1, whole genome shotgun sequence contains the following coding sequences:
- the LOC113299472 gene encoding probable methyltransferase PMT9 yields MKYKNEFIVGRKLFSYISIGLVVSIGLVCLLFGPGGLPSVVIEHGGGGGSDDGSDPVFSGVIHRDFDDMFEDQEHNPDVPKSIPVCDMQYSELIPCLDRNFIYQMKLKLNLSLMEHYERHCPPSYRRFNCLIPPPIGYKVPIRWPESRDEVWKANIPHTHLAEEKSDQNWMVVNGDKINFPGGGTHFHNGADQYIASLARMLKFPAEKLNDGGNIRNVLDVGCGVASFGAYLLQHQIIAMSLAPNDVHENQIQFALERGIPSTLGVLGTKRLPYPSRSFEMVHCSRCRIDWLERDGILLLELDRLLRPGGYFVYSSPEAYAHDEANRRIWTAMSDLLNRMCWRIASKHRQTVIWAKPLTNSCYSKRFPGTHPPLCSADDDSDESWNVPMKACITPYSSKMHQERGSGLVPWPQRLTSVPPRLEEIGIGSDEYLKDTEMWNFRVAAYWKQMKSVTHRNSFRNIIDMKSNLGGFAAALKDKDVWVMNVSPVNESSKLKIIYDRGFLGTVHDWCESFSTYPRTYDLLHAWSVFSDIEEFGCSTEDLLIEMDRILRPNGFVIIRDKPHVINYIRKFLSALQWDDWISEVEPRIDTLTSGEERVLIASKKLWEEDTETM; encoded by the exons atgaagtataaaaatgagtttatcgtTGGTAGAAAGTTATTTTCATATATATCGATAGGATTAGTTGTATCTATAGGTTTGGTTTGTTTACTATTTGGTCCTGGTGGTTTACCTAGTGTTGTTATTgaacatggtggtggtggtggtagtgatgatgggagtGATCCAGTTTTTAGTGGAGTTATTCATAgagattttgatgatatgtttgaagatcaagaacataatcCTGATGTACCTAAAAGTATCCCT GTTTGTGATATGCAATACTCAGAGTTGATTCCATGTTTAGATAGAAATTTCATATATCAAATGAAATTGAAGCTGAATTTGTCGTTGATGGAGCATTACGAAAGACACTGTCCGCCTTCGTATAGACGGTTTAATTGTCTTATACCACCACCAATTGGATATAAG GTTCCTATCAGATGGCCAGAGAGTAGAGATGAAGTGTGGAAGGCTAACATACCTCATACCCATCTGGCAGAAGAGAAATCCGATCAGAATTGGATGGTGGTGAATGGGGATAAGATTAATTTCCCTGGTGGCGGAACTCATTTCCATAATGGTGCGGATCAGTACATTGCATCACTTGCAAGG ATGCTCAAGTTTCCTGCTGAGAAGCTCAATGATGGTGGTAATATACGGAATGTCCTTGATGTTGGTTGTGGGGTTGCAAGTTTTGGGGCTTACCTTCTTCAACATCAGATTATCGCAATGTCTCTTGCTCCCAATGATGTACATGAGAATCAGATACAGTTTGCACTAGAGAGGGGAATCCCTTCAACCCTGGGTGTGTTGGGAACAAAAAGGCTTCCTTATCCAAGTCGTTCATTTGAAATGGTTCATTGCTCTCGGTGTAGGATTGATTGGCTTGAAAGGGACGGGATTCTCTTGCTAGAATTGGATAGATTACTAAGACCGGGAGGTTATTTTGTTTACTCTTCTCCTGAGGCGTATGCTCATGACGAAGCAAACAGAAGAATCTGGACTGCAATGAGTGATCTGCTCAACAGAATGTGTTGGAGAATTGCTTCAAAACATAGGCAGACTGTTATATGGGCCAAGCCATTGACCAACAGTTGTTACTCAAAGAGATTCCCTGGAACCCACCCCCCTTTGTGCAGCGCGGATGATGATTCTGATGAATCTTGGAATGTGCCTATGAAAGCATGCATAACACCATACTCATCAA AAATGCATCAGGAACGGGGCAGTGGACTGGTTCCATGGCCGCAAAGGCTTACTTCAGTGCCTCCTCGTCTGGAAGAAATTGGTATAGGTTCAGATGAATATTTAAAAGACACG GAAatgtggaattttagagttgCTGCATACTGGAAGCAAATGAAATCTGTGACACACAGGAATTCCTTCAGAAACATAATTGATATGAAGTCAAATCTTGGTGGCTTTGCTGCTGCCCTCAAAGATAAAGATGTATGGGTAATGAACGTTTCTCCGGTCAACGAATCTAGCAAACTAAAGATCATTTATGATCGAGGTTTCCTTGGCACTGTTCATGACTG GTGCGAATCGTTTTCAACATATCCCCGTACCTACGATCTACTTCATGCCTGGTCAGTTTTCTCAGATATTGAAGAATTTGGTTGTAGCACAGAGGATTTGCTCATTGAGATGGACAGAATTTTACGACCTAATGGATTTGTGATCATACGAGACAAACCCCATGTGATAAACTATATAAGGAAGTTTTTGAGTGCTTTACAATGGGACGATTGGATATCTGAAGTAGAACCAAGAATTGATACTCTCACCTCAGGAGAAGAAAGAGTTTTAATTGCAAGTAAGAAATTGTGGGAAGAAGATACTGAAACTATGTAA